The Candidatus Neomarinimicrobiota bacterium genomic sequence ATACATAACACAAGTTGAAAGGAGTACATCATGCAAAAAGGAAGTGTAAATAGAGTAATGCTCGCGGGGCATTTGGGTGGCGATCCTGAAAGCCGTTTCACCCCATCCGGGACAGCGGTAACCAACTTTACCATGGCTACGAACGAAACGTTTAAAAATAGCGATGGTGAATATCAGGACAAAACCGAATGGCATCGCTGTGTTCTTTGGGGAAAGTCAGCAGAAGTTGCTGGTGATATCCTAAAAAAGGGCCAGCTAACCTATGTGGAAGGACGTTTACAAACCCGCTCTTGGGAAGACAAGAATGGAGTCAAGCGTTATACCACAGAAGTTGTTTGTGATAATTTCACAATGCTTGGTCGGCGTTCTGATAATCAGGGCGGAAATTCGCAAAGTCCAGATGGCGGTTCGCCTAAAGATGAGGACGACCTCCCGTTTTAATTAGGTTGTTTTAGTAATCTGGACAGAAAGGGGGCTGTAATTAGTCCCCTTTCTTTTTTTAGGGCTTGGGTGTTTCTAATACCCGTTATATTTAATTATGGGTCATGACTAGAATGCATAAGATAAAAGGCTGTAAGTTCTTATATGACAATGAGAAACAAGTATGTTAGGCGTTCCCATATTTCCGAGAAGAAATTTAGACAATTGGTTAAGCTGTTTTCTTTGGATCTTGACGC encodes the following:
- a CDS encoding single-stranded DNA-binding protein, which gives rise to MQKGSVNRVMLAGHLGGDPESRFTPSGTAVTNFTMATNETFKNSDGEYQDKTEWHRCVLWGKSAEVAGDILKKGQLTYVEGRLQTRSWEDKNGVKRYTTEVVCDNFTMLGRRSDNQGGNSQSPDGGSPKDEDDLPF
- a CDS encoding IS1595 family transposase is translated as MTMRNKYVRRSHISEKKFRQLVKLFSLDLDA